A window of the Psychrobium sp. MM17-31 genome harbors these coding sequences:
- a CDS encoding nuclear transport factor 2 family protein, producing the protein MKFKFLLSIWVTLMISTTNAKTHSPMSQDEAKIRSTIYSFSALADQNAFAHLGRLFAPTITLDYRAIFGGEPSVATPQSLMQQWAGFLPGFDTTYHELSNLNVVTKDDSAMVGVDFIARHWHGDNGFWAVSGRYHFALEKVADNWLINRLTVSNVSESGSRDVLGTVGKDAIANLKARDKRLVVVE; encoded by the coding sequence ATGAAGTTTAAGTTTTTATTATCTATTTGGGTGACCCTAATGATCAGCACAACAAACGCAAAAACTCATAGCCCAATGAGCCAAGACGAAGCCAAAATTCGTTCGACTATTTACAGCTTTTCTGCCTTGGCAGATCAAAATGCTTTTGCTCACCTCGGACGATTATTTGCACCGACTATCACCCTAGACTACCGCGCCATTTTCGGCGGTGAGCCAAGCGTAGCGACACCGCAATCATTAATGCAGCAATGGGCAGGATTTCTACCGGGCTTCGATACCACTTATCACGAGCTATCGAATCTCAATGTGGTTACTAAAGACGATAGCGCCATGGTTGGCGTTGATTTTATCGCTCGCCATTGGCACGGCGATAACGGCTTTTGGGCAGTCTCTGGACGCTATCATTTTGCGCTAGAAAAAGTCGCCGACAACTGGCTCATCAATAGGTTAACAGTAAGCAATGTCAGCGAAAGTGGCAGCCGTGATGTCCTAGGCACCGTGGGAAAAGACGCAATAGCGAACTTAAAAGCTCGCGACAAGCGATTGGTTGTTGTTGAGTAA
- a CDS encoding NAD(P)H-dependent oxidoreductase, whose translation MSKVLVISGHPNLAQSNTNTVILNTLSTELNDVSIRRLDALYPDYQIDIAAEQQALIEAQVVVLQFPFYWYSVPALLKKWIDDVFAYDFAYGANGDKLKDKELILSFTVGGPAESYTPLNYNHFPIAELIKPLQQTAYLAGMRVAEPIFTHGMVYIEGVYNKLSDVQAKAQDHAERLITSISHLIDSPEAKLQRFVAQWFEKFDVLAPDSEQFTKHLASDIRLVMPEGEFNGHAGFKDWYQGARVTFKPNCDHDVEQMQVKALSDDRFEVELRIRLTAETFAESAFGGEAVNILVNELWQVSFDENDNAIIHEYLVEVVS comes from the coding sequence ATGAGCAAAGTATTAGTAATTTCAGGCCACCCTAACTTGGCTCAATCAAACACCAACACCGTTATTTTAAATACGCTAAGTACTGAGCTTAACGATGTGAGTATTAGACGTCTCGATGCATTATATCCAGACTATCAAATCGACATCGCCGCCGAACAACAAGCACTAATTGAAGCGCAGGTGGTCGTGTTACAGTTCCCATTTTATTGGTATTCAGTGCCAGCATTACTCAAAAAGTGGATCGACGACGTATTCGCCTATGATTTTGCTTACGGCGCTAACGGTGACAAACTCAAAGACAAAGAGCTAATACTTTCATTTACCGTTGGCGGCCCAGCAGAGTCTTATACGCCGTTAAATTACAATCATTTCCCAATTGCCGAGTTGATTAAACCACTACAACAAACCGCGTATTTGGCTGGGATGCGAGTTGCCGAGCCTATCTTTACTCATGGCATGGTTTACATCGAAGGGGTTTACAACAAACTCAGCGACGTTCAAGCCAAGGCACAAGATCACGCCGAACGCTTAATCACTAGCATTAGCCATCTCATCGACTCGCCAGAAGCCAAACTCCAAAGGTTTGTGGCGCAGTGGTTTGAAAAGTTTGACGTGCTGGCACCAGACAGCGAGCAATTTACCAAGCATCTTGCATCGGATATTAGATTGGTGATGCCAGAGGGTGAGTTTAACGGTCACGCCGGCTTTAAGGATTGGTATCAGGGGGCACGAGTCACGTTCAAGCCTAACTGCGACCACGATGTCGAGCAAATGCAAGTAAAAGCGCTATCAGATGATCGCTTTGAAGTAGAGCTGCGTATAAGGTTAACAGCTGAGACTTTCGCTGAGTCAGCCTTTGGTGGTGAAGCGGTGAATATTTTAGTTAATGAACTATGGCAGGTGTCGTTTGACGAGAACGACAATGCGATAATTCATGAATACCTCGTGGAAGTGGTTAGTTAG
- a CDS encoding nuclear transport factor 2 family protein, with protein sequence MKALLLTLSILTMTATIAHADNIQQIADAKAINQQQLWPKPANPIAKGSENSAALKVVQNFFAAYGKGDLNEIKKYVADDVEWHIPGRHPLAGTKRGIKEFSDFFALLGRAAFKAEVMILAANDTYIIDVHRGFSNLQGENIDLNWILLYQVEDGKIKRVQNFSGDLYASDAFFNQFAKSLGAK encoded by the coding sequence ATGAAAGCATTGCTACTGACATTAAGCATATTGACGATGACGGCGACGATTGCTCATGCCGATAACATCCAACAAATTGCAGACGCTAAAGCCATTAATCAGCAACAACTATGGCCAAAACCAGCTAATCCAATTGCCAAGGGTTCAGAAAATAGCGCGGCACTCAAAGTAGTACAAAACTTCTTTGCCGCCTATGGCAAAGGAGATCTTAACGAAATTAAAAAGTATGTTGCCGACGATGTTGAGTGGCATATTCCCGGTCGCCATCCCCTTGCTGGCACCAAGCGCGGCATTAAAGAGTTCAGTGATTTCTTTGCGTTACTCGGCCGCGCAGCATTTAAGGCCGAAGTGATGATTTTAGCGGCCAATGACACCTATATTATTGATGTGCATAGAGGATTTAGCAACCTACAAGGTGAAAACATCGACCTTAATTGGATTCTGCTGTACCAAGTGGAAGACGGAAAAATCAAACGAGTACAAAACTTCTCAGGCGACCTTTATGCCTCAGACGCTTTCTTTAACCAATTTGCCAAATCATTAGGAGCGAAATAA
- a CDS encoding AraC family transcriptional regulator translates to MLGFVQNEQWGDMRSQLKFYNHSDNQLSNCGEVLDIELSSSETPWSGVILEQGSSPHFYPNNVYTPYFYFALALDEDLHWQAIKDGKLTNITTTPGNIWINPPNTPFTHDISEPCYFLILAIEEQEFMRHCPLDIDANKLVFLNNYNVLDKTIQGILELFTLELQGRASNGVSYKNNLVALLSTHYIHNYSNYLDLKDSAQQTSRFGQQHIEKIDSYISEHLGQQITVEDLAALVNCSKFHFLREFKKITGSTPYQYLLLKRLQQAKHLLTTKSPNITDVALSLGFNDQSHFTRAFKGQFSQTPGQYVKSLET, encoded by the coding sequence TTGCTCGGTTTTGTACAAAACGAACAATGGGGTGATATGCGCTCGCAGTTAAAATTTTATAATCACAGCGATAACCAGCTTTCTAATTGCGGAGAGGTGTTAGATATTGAGCTGTCTAGCAGCGAGACGCCGTGGTCAGGGGTGATTTTAGAGCAGGGCAGTTCGCCGCACTTCTATCCTAATAATGTTTACACGCCTTATTTCTACTTTGCGTTGGCGTTGGATGAAGATCTCCATTGGCAGGCGATTAAAGATGGCAAGCTTACCAATATAACCACTACGCCGGGCAACATTTGGATCAATCCGCCTAACACGCCTTTTACTCACGATATTTCAGAGCCGTGCTACTTCTTGATTTTAGCAATTGAAGAGCAAGAATTTATGCGCCATTGCCCGTTAGATATTGATGCTAATAAGCTGGTTTTCTTAAATAACTACAATGTGTTAGATAAAACTATCCAAGGTATTCTCGAACTCTTTACGCTTGAATTACAAGGGCGCGCCAGCAATGGGGTTAGTTACAAAAACAATTTAGTGGCACTGCTCAGCACTCATTACATTCACAACTATTCAAATTATCTCGATCTTAAAGACAGCGCGCAGCAGACGTCGCGATTCGGTCAACAGCATATTGAAAAAATTGATAGTTATATTAGTGAACATTTGGGGCAGCAAATTACGGTGGAAGATTTAGCAGCCTTGGTTAATTGTAGCAAGTTTCACTTTTTACGAGAGTTTAAGAAGATAACTGGCTCAACCCCTTATCAATATTTGCTGCTTAAACGACTGCAACAAGCTAAACATCTGCTAACTACCAAGTCGCCCAACATTACTGACGTAGCACTGAGTTTGGGATTTAACGATCAATCACATTTTACTCGCGCTTTTAAAGGTCAATTTTCGCAAACACCGGGACAATACGTTAAGTCGCTGGAGACATAA
- a CDS encoding alpha/beta hydrolase has product MLKKLIIPAMAAILGTSANATPTTQLVEKKMQAIELNTEVGKLAANLYLPKGVKKPPVVIVTGAWTTVKEQMPANYAQALADKGYAAITFDFRGWGQSKDATPYLEDPTRKTRDISAVINAVSKLDQINGDKIAGLGICASSGYMLDAANGNGKISSVAVVAPWLHDKAMATAIYGGEESVKNLLAVADKAQHSSEPMVIEAASLTNKDALMYQAPYYTETDRGLIKEYDNKYNLASWDGWLNYDAQQGAKSQDKPVLLVASEAMALPAGAHQYLDAAGDNVTSVWFDGVSQFDFYDQPKAISDAVDAVTAFFNKTL; this is encoded by the coding sequence ATGTTGAAAAAACTCATAATTCCAGCAATGGCCGCCATCCTAGGCACATCAGCTAACGCAACGCCAACTACGCAATTAGTGGAAAAGAAAATGCAAGCAATTGAATTAAATACTGAAGTAGGAAAACTAGCAGCAAACCTTTATTTGCCAAAAGGCGTTAAAAAACCACCTGTTGTCATTGTTACTGGAGCCTGGACGACGGTTAAAGAACAAATGCCAGCCAATTATGCCCAAGCGTTAGCGGATAAGGGTTACGCAGCTATCACTTTCGATTTTCGCGGCTGGGGTCAATCGAAAGACGCAACGCCATATTTAGAAGATCCAACTCGTAAAACCCGTGACATTAGCGCTGTGATCAACGCCGTTAGCAAGCTAGATCAAATCAATGGCGATAAAATTGCTGGTCTTGGGATCTGTGCATCTTCTGGCTACATGCTAGATGCCGCAAACGGTAACGGCAAGATTAGCTCAGTTGCAGTTGTAGCGCCATGGCTCCACGATAAAGCGATGGCAACAGCAATTTACGGCGGTGAAGAAAGCGTGAAAAATCTATTAGCAGTGGCAGACAAAGCACAACACAGTAGCGAACCTATGGTTATCGAAGCCGCCAGTCTGACCAACAAAGACGCGCTAATGTATCAAGCACCGTACTACACGGAAACCGACCGCGGTTTAATCAAAGAATACGACAACAAATACAATCTAGCGTCTTGGGATGGCTGGTTAAACTACGATGCTCAACAAGGCGCGAAATCACAAGACAAGCCAGTATTGTTAGTTGCTTCAGAAGCAATGGCTCTGCCAGCAGGCGCTCATCAGTATCTAGATGCAGCAGGCGACAATGTAACAAGTGTGTGGTTTGACGGCGTATCGCAGTTCGATTTTTACGACCAACCAAAGGCTATCAGCGATGCAGTTGATGCGGTAACCGCCTTCTTCAACAAAACACTTTAA